A genome region from Danio aesculapii chromosome 2, fDanAes4.1, whole genome shotgun sequence includes the following:
- the hes6 gene encoding transcription cofactor HES-6 isoform X2, which yields MAPASRSNTHDEDYYGIKDRKTRKPLVEKKRRARINESLQELRLLLADPDAQVKMENAEVLEMTVKRVESILQNKAKEADSVNREANERFAAGYIQCMHEVHTFVSSCPGIDATIAADLLNHLLECMPLNDEERFQDILSDLISDSSNSGTWPGEAAYATLSPGGTSVVNGGSSALSPAPSTTSSDDLCSDLDDTDTEHSRISVDVGDQAPVVPTLYTNKSIWRPW from the exons ATGGCCCCTGCGTCCCGCAGCAACACTCACGACGAGGATTATTACGGAATAAAAGACAGAAAG ACGAGGAAACCGCTGGTGGAGAAAAAGAGACGCGCCCGGATAAATGAAAGTTTACAAGAGCTTCGGCTACTGCTAGCCGACCCGGAT GCGCAGGTAAAAATGGAGAACGCCGAGGTGTTGGAAATGACCGTGAAGCGCGTGGAAAGTATACTGCAAAACAAAGCGAAGG AGGCTGACAGTGTGAACCGCGAGGCCAACGAGCGCTTCGCCGCGGGCTACATCCAGTGCATGCATGAAGTGCACACATTCGTGTCCAGCTGCCCTGGCATCGACGCCACTATCGCAGCAGACCTGCTGAACCACCTCCTCGAATGCATGCCTCTGAACGACGAGGAGCGCTTTCAGGACATTCTGTCAGACCTCATTTCGGACTCTAGCAACTCTGGCACTTGGCCTGGCGAGGCGGCGTACGCTACGTTGTCGCCCGGAGGCACGAGCGTGGTCAACGGTGGCTCCTCCGCCTTGTCCCCGGCCCCGTCCACCACCTCCAGCGACGACCTTTGTTCAGACCTGGACGACACAGACACGGAGCACAGCCGCATCTCGGTGGATGTCGGAGATCAGGCGCCAGTCGTGCCAACACTGTACACCAACAAGTCCATTTGGAGACCCTGGTAG
- the hes6 gene encoding transcription cofactor HES-6 isoform X1: MSPFYRPLYTVYVVLVSTDFCLELNPPTICPHSSVLNCSNMAPASRSNTHDEDYYGIKDRKTRKPLVEKKRRARINESLQELRLLLADPDAQVKMENAEVLEMTVKRVESILQNKAKEADSVNREANERFAAGYIQCMHEVHTFVSSCPGIDATIAADLLNHLLECMPLNDEERFQDILSDLISDSSNSGTWPGEAAYATLSPGGTSVVNGGSSALSPAPSTTSSDDLCSDLDDTDTEHSRISVDVGDQAPVVPTLYTNKSIWRPW, translated from the exons ATGTCCCCCTTCTATCGGCCACTATACACAGTATATGTAGTGCTTGTTAGCACAGACTTTTGTCTCGAACTGAACCCGCCGACCATCTGCCCCCATTCAAGCGTCCTGAACTGCAGCAATATGGCCCCTGCGTCCCGCAGCAACACTCACGACGAGGATTATTACGGAATAAAAGACAGAAAG ACGAGGAAACCGCTGGTGGAGAAAAAGAGACGCGCCCGGATAAATGAAAGTTTACAAGAGCTTCGGCTACTGCTAGCCGACCCGGAT GCGCAGGTAAAAATGGAGAACGCCGAGGTGTTGGAAATGACCGTGAAGCGCGTGGAAAGTATACTGCAAAACAAAGCGAAGG AGGCTGACAGTGTGAACCGCGAGGCCAACGAGCGCTTCGCCGCGGGCTACATCCAGTGCATGCATGAAGTGCACACATTCGTGTCCAGCTGCCCTGGCATCGACGCCACTATCGCAGCAGACCTGCTGAACCACCTCCTCGAATGCATGCCTCTGAACGACGAGGAGCGCTTTCAGGACATTCTGTCAGACCTCATTTCGGACTCTAGCAACTCTGGCACTTGGCCTGGCGAGGCGGCGTACGCTACGTTGTCGCCCGGAGGCACGAGCGTGGTCAACGGTGGCTCCTCCGCCTTGTCCCCGGCCCCGTCCACCACCTCCAGCGACGACCTTTGTTCAGACCTGGACGACACAGACACGGAGCACAGCCGCATCTCGGTGGATGTCGGAGATCAGGCGCCAGTCGTGCCAACACTGTACACCAACAAGTCCATTTGGAGACCCTGGTAG
- the itm2cb gene encoding integral membrane protein 2Cb, protein MVKISFQQVTVQKPEKENDGDKEEIQMPYSHKDELVLPVRSKKSPFSGLWCVVLGLVIFLSGLIMASVCLYRYYFNPQIPEDSFFHCRMMYEDPVFAPLLGRQELEEKVGIYLDDNYEQISVPVPDFGSGDPADIIHDFHRGLTAYYDIALDKCYVIELNTTIVMPPRNLWELLVNVKRGTYLPQTYMIQEEMVVTGRVRNLRQLGPFIHRLCYAKETYRLRRRSGQRRIDKRETKNCHTIRHFENTFAVETKICERLLL, encoded by the exons ATGGTGAAGATTTCCTTCCAGCAAGTGACTGTGCAGAAGCCAGAAAAGGAGAACGATGGAGACAAAGAGGAAATCCAAATGCCGTACTCTCAC AAGGATGAGTTGGTGCTCCCGGTGAGATCTAAGAAGTCTCCCTTCAGTGGCCTTTGGTGTGTGGTGCTCGGCCTGGTGATCTTCCTGTCAGGCTTGATCATGGCCTCAGTGTGCCTGTACAGATATTACTTCAACCCTCAG ATCCCAGAGGACAGTTTCTTCCACTGTCGGATGATGTATGAAGACCCCGTGTTCGCCCCTTTACTCGGGCGACAAGAGTTAGAGGAGAAAGTGGGCATCTACCTGGACGATAACTATGAGCAGATCAGCGTTCCCGTGCCAGATTTCGGAAGCGGCGACCCGGCAGACATCATTCACGACTTTCACAGG GGACTCACAGCTTACTACGACATTGCGTTGGATAAGTGCTACGTGATCGAGCTCAACACCACAATTGTCATGCCGCCCAGAAACCTGTGGGAACTGCTTGTCAATGTCAAG CGGGGAACGTATTTGCCCCAGACCTACATGATCCAGGAGGAGATGGTGGTAACGGGACGCGTCAGGAACTTGCGTCAGCTCGGACCCTTCATCCACCGGCTCTGCTACGCAAAAGAGACCTACAGACTGAGACGCCGCAGCGGACAAAGAC GCATCGATAAGAGGGAGACGAAAAACTGCCACACCATCAGGCACTTTGAGAACACATTTGCTGTGGAGACGAAGATCTGTGAACGACTCCTGCTGTAG
- the lpar5a gene encoding lysophosphatidic acid receptor 5a, which produces MTSNSTPPPPVADCGTSHFRYPLFTSTYTIVLLFALPLNCVSLWILVCRNGLKKSVPVIYMANLALSDLLFTLSLPFRIIYFATGKWMLGGTLCMIPGTLFAVNIYSSSFFIMLISVDRMLAVVYPLRSRSLRTAPVAWMFCAMVWLLIAGLAVPIAQNHPETNDTECNFKRCFEKYSETSWKNGFKLICLATFFGMLVPFSIILGCTVAVVRQLRGYSMATSSFNAELSKSKIVKLFLSNLLIYAICFIPFHVIYILFSLVKLEMLHGGSHLDVYFNLHNITLCLASTNSCLDPLIYYFSAKNIKSRSRCGSASKTVGLGLVQSMSWTGQ; this is translated from the coding sequence ATGACTTCAAACAGCACTCCACCACCACCAGTAGCAGACTGCGGTACATCACATTTTAGATATCCACTTTTCACTTCCACCTACACCATTGTGCTGCTGTTTGCGCTGCCGCTGAACTGCGTGTCTCTCTGGATACTTGTTTGTCGGAATGGCTTGAAGAAATCCGTTCCAGTGATCTACATGGCTAACCTGGCCTTGTCGGACCTACTTTTCACGCTATCGCTGCCCTTTCGGATCATTTACTTTGCAACAGGTAAATGGATGCTGGGAGGTACCCTGTGCATGATCCCGGGGACCTTGTTCGCCGTCAACATCTACTCCAGCTCGTTTTTCATCATGCTCATAAGCGTGGACCGCATGCTGGCTGTGGTGTATCCACTGAGATCTCGCTCTTTGCGGACGGCACCAGTGGCCTGGATGTTTTGTGCCATGGTGTGGTTGCTCATCGCTGGACTGGCCGTGCCAATAGCTCAAAATCACCCTGAAACCAACGACACTGAATGTAACTTCAAACGCTGCTTTGAGAAGTACTCAGAGACGAGTTGGAAGAACGGTTTTAAACTCATCTGCCTTGCCACTTTCTTTGGTATGTTAGTGCCTTTCTCCATCATTCTGGGCTGTACGGTTGCAGTGGTGCGGCAGTTGAGAGGATACAGCATGGCAACTTCCTCCTTCAACGCCGAGCTAAGCAAAAGCAAGATTGTCAAGCTCTTTCTCTCTAATCTGCTCATCTACGCCATATGCTTCATACCCTTCCATGTTATTTACATCCTCTTCTCTCTGGTCAAGCTTGAAATGTTGCATGGAGGAAGTCACCTTGATGTTTATTTTAACCTGCACAACATTACTCTATGCTTGGCCAGCACTAACAGCTGCTTAGACCCCTTGATCTACTACTTCAGTGCAAAGAATATAAAAAGTCGGAGCAGATGTGGCTCTGCATCCAAAACTGTTGGCCTTGGCTTGGTTCAGAGCATGAGTTGGACTGGACAATAA